The window TCTCTCCGCGGAGCGCACGGCCCGCTGCGAGGTCGAGAGGAAACCCACAGCGAGGATCACCAGGCCGAGTGCGATGCAGACGAACCACAGCGGGCGGGCCGCGGTCGCGAAGTCGGCGCCGCGTCCGGTCATCGCCGCGCTGGCGACCGAACCACACAGCGCCACACCGATACTCACCCCGACCTGGCGGCTGGTCGACGTCACCGCCGACGCCGCCCCCGCTCGATCCAGCGGCATCCCGCTGACCGCGGCGTTGGTGATCGGGGCATTGACCATCGAGAACCCGACGCCGAACACCGCGAACACGATCAGCAGATGCCACACCGGCGTCGTCGCGGTCAGCCACGTCAACAACGTTGCCGCCGTGGTGATCAGGATGCCCGCGGCCACCAGCGATGGGCGTGCGCCGTACCGCCCCACCAGACGGCCCGACAGCGGGGAGAAGAACAGTGCCCCGAGTGCGATCGGCAGATAGATCAAGCCGGTCTGCATCGCAGAGAATCCGCGCTCGCCCTGCAGGTACAGCGACATCATGAACAGGAAGGCGCCCCATGCGGCGAACGCACTGATCGCGTTGATCGTCGCGGTCGTGAACGGGATGCTGCGGAAGAACCGCAGATCCAGAAACGGGTCGTGACGCCGGGATTCGAAGCGCAGGAACGCGATCAGCGCCACCACCGCGACGGCTGCGATCGCCAGCACGCGCGGGTTGGTCCACCCCAGCACGGGACCCTCGATGAGGGTGAAGACGGTGCCGAACAGGAACAGGATCCCCAGACCCTGACCGATCGGGTCGACGTTGCGCATGGTCTGCGACTTGGACTCCGGCACGAACACCGCCGTCAGGATGATCGCGGCGGCACAGATGGGCAGGTTGATCCAGAACACCGACCGCCACCCGACGGTCTCGATCAGCAGACCGCCCACGATGGGCCCGGCCGCCATCGAGATGCCGGTGACCCCACCCCAGATGCCCAGCGCCCGCGCCCGCTCCACCGGCTTGGTGAAGATCTGCGAGATGATCGACAGCGCAACGGGATTGAGCATCGAACCGCCGACACCCTGCAGGAACCGCGCGCCGATCAACGTATCGATCGTCGGCGCCAGGCTGCACGCCAGCGACCCGAGGGCGAACACCGTCAGCCCGATCTGGAACAGACGCCGCCGTCCGAACCGGTCCCCCGTCGCACCGGAGAGCATCAGCAGCGACGCCAGCACCAGCGTGTAGATGTCGACGACCCATTGCATCTGCGCGGGACTGGCCGACAGGTCGGCCCGGATCGACGGGATCGCGACGTTGACGATGGTCGCGTCCATCGACACGATCAGCAGGCTCAGGCAGCAGGACACCAGGATGATGGCCTTGCGCCTGGGCGTCATCGCGCCGACAGTTGTATTCACACAACTATTGTGGAACTACAACTGTCAACGTGGCAAGTGACGCGGGTGTGACGTTCGCGGGACGCGAGCGCGCGCCGACTGTCAGCGATCGCGGCGCGTCGCCGTGCAGACCCGCGCGCTCGCGGTGCAACCGGTGGGGCTAGCTGGCTGTAGGGCGAGTCAAGGGTGTTGAAGGTCGTAGTGGGCCTACGTCCCGAGGCGGGGCGTGATTTCGTGCGGTCGGTGGTGCTGCTGGGTTGGGGGCGGGTGCCTGGCGCCCACGCTGACGTATGCAACCTCGGTGGGTTATCTGGCGTGGTTCGGGCTGCCGTAAAGGCGAAGGGCCGGGTGCCAAGCTAGCCTCGGCGTGACCCGGTGGGTCCGCCATAGCGGATACGGCATCTGATCCGGCCCTTCGTCCCGTCCTCTTAGCGTGGCACTTACCGACAGGGG is drawn from Mycolicibacterium gilvum and contains these coding sequences:
- a CDS encoding MFS transporter, which gives rise to MTPRRKAIILVSCCLSLLIVSMDATIVNVAIPSIRADLSASPAQMQWVVDIYTLVLASLLMLSGATGDRFGRRRLFQIGLTVFALGSLACSLAPTIDTLIGARFLQGVGGSMLNPVALSIISQIFTKPVERARALGIWGGVTGISMAAGPIVGGLLIETVGWRSVFWINLPICAAAIILTAVFVPESKSQTMRNVDPIGQGLGILFLFGTVFTLIEGPVLGWTNPRVLAIAAVAVVALIAFLRFESRRHDPFLDLRFFRSIPFTTATINAISAFAAWGAFLFMMSLYLQGERGFSAMQTGLIYLPIALGALFFSPLSGRLVGRYGARPSLVAAGILITTAATLLTWLTATTPVWHLLIVFAVFGVGFSMVNAPITNAAVSGMPLDRAGAASAVTSTSRQVGVSIGVALCGSVASAAMTGRGADFATAARPLWFVCIALGLVILAVGFLSTSQRAVRSAERLAPLVAGAPDPVSGAHVR